From the genome of Micromonospora lupini:
CGACGTCGTGCTGGACCGGCTGCGCGCCGGAGGCGTCGAGCTGGACACCGAACCGGTCAGGGTGTCGCTGCGCGAGACGCTCACCGTGCCGGCATCCGGCCACGGACGGCACGTCAAGCAGTCCGGCGGCCACGGCCAGTACGCGGTCTGCGACATCGAGGTGGAGCCGCTGCCCCGCGGCGCCGGCTTCGAGTTCGTCGACCGGATCGTCGGCGGCGCGGTGCCCCACCACTACATCCCGTCCGTGGAGAAGGGCGTCCGCGCCCAGCTGGAACGCGGGCTGGTCGCCGGTCACCCCGTGGTGGACCTGCGGGTCACCCTCGTCGACGGCAAGGCGCACAGCGTCGACTCCTCCGACGCGGCCTTCCAGACCGCCGGCGCGCTGGCGCTGCGCGACGCCGCCGAGCGGGGCCAGCCGGCGTTGCTGGAACCGATCGACGAGGTGACAGTCCGGGTGCCGGACGGCTCGGTGGGCGCGGTGCTGGGCGACCTGTCCAGCCGGCGCGGCCGAGTGCTCGGCACCGAACCCGACGAGGACACCGAGGGCAGGACCGTCGTGCGCGCCGAGGTGCCGGCCACCGAACTGCTGCGCTACGCCGTCGAGCTGCGCTCGATGACCGCCGGCACGGGCACCTTCCGCCGCCACTTCGTCCGCCACGACCCCATGCCCACCCACCTGGCGGACCAGGCCCGCAAGGAACACACCCCCTGAGTCCACGCCGTGGCCGCGCCCCGTCCCCCGCCCCGGTGCTCAGGGGTGGGTGATGGGGTGGGTGGGGCGGGGCCAGTGTGGGCGGTCGGCGTCACGGAGCGCGGCGGTGCGCAGGGCGGCGAGTTGACGTTCCACCTCGACGAACTGGTCCGGCGCCAACGGCCCCCAGCGCAGCGCGGCGGCGTTCTCCTCGACCTGGGCGACCGTACGGCAGCCGGGGATCGGGATGGTGCGCCCGCTGCGCGCCCAGATCCAACCCAGCGCGCCCTGGGCGAGGGTGCGCCCGTCGGCGGTCAGCGCGGCGCGCACCGCGCCGACCCGGCGCAGCCACTCCGGCGCGGGGCGGCCGCCCCGGAACCACTCCAGCCAGCCCGGTGCCAACCCGCGCACGTCGTCGCGGGGCAACGTCGACGCGGCCGTGTACTTGCCGGTGAGCAGGCCCATCCCCAGCGGCCCCTGGTTGACGCTGGCCAGGTCGTACTTGTCGCAGACGGCGAGCACCTCGGGGGCGTCGCGCAGCACCGACAGGGCGTGCTGCACGGCGGTGGCGCCGAGGGCCGCATGCCCGAACGCGGCGGCCCGGTCCGGGCGGTCGGTGCTCCACCCGTACGTCCGGATCAGGCCCTCGGCGACCAGGTCCTCGCAGACGCCGACAAGCGCCTGGGCGCGGGGCACCGGCAGGTCGGCCAGGTGCAGCTGGTAGAGGTCGATGCGGTCGGTGCCCAACCGGCGCAGCGAGGCGGTCACGGCCCGCCGCAGGTACGCCTCTGACGCGTCCTCCCCGGTCGCCTGCCGGGTCGCCTCGTCGAACGTGTAACCCCACTTGGTGGCGATCACGGCCTCGTCCCGGCGGCCGGCGAGGGCCCGCCCGAGCACCCGCTCGCCGTGCCCCGCGCCGTACGTGTCGGCGGTGTCGAAGAGGGTGATGCCCTCCTCGAGCGCACGACGTACCGCGCTAACGGACTCGTCGTCGTCGACCGCGCCCCAGCCCAGCGGCTGACCGCCCTCCGCCCAGGGACCGGCGATCGCCCAGCACCCCATGCCGAGGGCGCTGACCTCGATGCCGCTGCGCCCCAACACCCGTGTCGTCACTGCCATCGGCCGATCGTGCCACCTTCACCGGGCCTGGGCGTAGCAACTCCGGACGCGGAAACGCGGTACGCGCGCCCCGACGCCGTACGGCATGATCGACGCCATGCGGCGGCTGGGCGTGGACATCGGCGGTGTGCTCATCGAACCGGCCGACGAGGACGCCGACACGTCGTTCTTCGGCGCGCACTACCTGCGTACGCCCATGGTCGACGGGGCGTTCGACGCGCTCGCGGCGCTCGGGCCGGCGTTCGACGAGGTGCACCTCGTCTCCAAGTGCGGCGAGTCCACCGAGCGGCGGACCCGGGAGTGGCTGGCGCACCACGACTTCGTGGCGCGCACCGGCATCCCCGCCGAACGGGTGCACTTCTGCCGGACGCGGCCGGCCAAGGCGCCGATCGCCCGGCGGCTCGGCCTGACCCATTTCGTGGACGACAGGCTGGAGGTGCTCGGCTATCTCGACTCGGTGCCGCACCGCTACCTGTTCCGGCCCCGCCCGGCGGAGGTCGCCGCACACGCCGCGCTGCTGCCCGGCGTACACCGGGTGGAGAGCTGGCCGGAGCTGACCGACCTGCTGCGCGCCGAATAGCCGGACCGGCGCGGTCCTCGAGCCGGCGGGGGTCAGGCCCGGCGGGTCAGGACGGCCAGGCGCGGGCGAGCAGGTCGCGGGTGTCGCCGAGCAGTTGCGGCAGCACCTTGGTGCGGCCGATCACCGGCATGAAGTTCGCGTCGCCGCCCCAGCGCGGCACGACGTGCTGGTGCAGGTGGGCGGCGATGCCGGCGCCGGCCACCCCGCCCTGGTTCATGCCCAGGTTGAAGCCGTGCGCGTTGCTCACCTTGCGGACCACACGCATCGCCGACTGGGTGTACGAGGCAAGCTCGGCGGTCTCCGGCTCGTCGAGGTCGGTGTAGTCGGCGACGTGCCGGTACGGGCAGACGAGCAGGTGCCCCGGGTTGTACGGGTAGAGGTTGAGCACCACGAAGACGTGCTCGCCGCGGGCCACCACCAGGCTCTCCTCCGGCGGGAGCCCGGGGGCCAGACAGAACGGGCAACCAGTCGGTTTCTCGTAGCCCTCGGCCGGGCGGTCCTCGCCGGAGATGTAGGTCATCCGGTGCGGCGTCCAGAGCCGCTCCAGGCCGTCCGCCATGCCGTCGCTGTCCGTGTGCCGCTCCGCCCCTGTCACGAGCCGATCCTACGGAGCCGTGCGGGCCGGCCGCGACACCCGTCACCGGGAAACTCCTTGCTGCAAGTTGTTGACGGATTGACGCCCAGACCTGAAACTTCCATACATTCAGGCACTTGAATCAATGGATGGAGAGCTTCATGATCCGACGGCTCGGCAGGGTCATCGCGGCGCTCGCGCTGGCCGCCGCCACCACTGTGACCGGGGTCACCCTCACCGCCAGCGCGGCACACGCCGACGGCTGCTACACCTGGGGTCGCACCCTCTCCCAGGGGATGTCCGGCGAGGACGTCAGGCAACTCCAGATCCGCGTCGCCGGCTACCCCGGCTACGGGGCCGTGCTCACCATCGACGGCGCCTACGGCCCGGCGACCCGGTCCGCGGTGATCCGCTTCCAGCAGGCGTACGGGCTGGGCGCGGACGGCATCGCCGGCCCGCAGACCTTCAACCGGCTGTACGCCCTCCAGGACGACGACTGCACACCCGTCAACTTCAGCTACGCCGAGCTGAACAACTGCAACAGCACCTGGGCCGGCGGAGCGGTCGCGGCGAGCACCGCCCGCGCCAACGCGCTCGTCTCGATGTGGAAGCTCCAGGCGCTGCGGCACGCCCTCGGCGACGTGCCCATCGCGATCAGCAGCAGTTTCCGCAGCTACTCCTGCAACAGCGCGGTCGGCGGGGCGTCGAACAGCAGGCACCTGTACGGCGACGCGGTGGACCTGGTCGGCTCACCGTCGCTGTGCCGGCTCGCCCAGCAGGCCCGCAACCACGGCTTCGGCCAGATCCTCGGCCCCGGCTACCCGGACCACAACGACCACACCCACGTGGCGGCCGTCGGCGGCTGGTCCGCGCCCACCTGCGGCATCTGACTCGGCCAGCGCCTCCTCCGACGCCGGGCTGCGGGCTGCGGGCTGCGGGCTGCGGGCGAAGATCGCGCTCGAACATGGAAGTAGTGGCCTCCCACGTCGGGGAGGCCACTACTTCCTGGATCGAGCGCGATCACGCGGCACGCGAGCGGCTCGCCGGCCGTGCCGTCGTCGCGCTACTCGGCGGCGGCCGACGGGCCGATGTTCGTGCGGGAGGTCACCACGTCGAGGACGTGGGTCACCGCCTCGGCGACCGGCACGCCGTTGCGCTGCGAGCCGTCGCGGTAGCGGAACGAGACCGTGCCGGCGGCCACGTCGTCGTCGCCCGCGATCACCATGAACGGGATCTTCTGCTGCTGGGCCGTCCGGATCTTCTTCTGCATCCGGTCGTCACCCCCGTCCACCTGGGCCCGGATGCCCTCGGCGCGCAGCGCCGCGACGAAGCCGTGCAGGTAGTCGGTGTGGTCCTCCCGGATCGGGATGCCGACCACCTGCACCGGCGCCAGCCAGGCCGGGAACGCCCCCGCGTAGTGCTCGGTGAGCACCCCGAAGAACCGCTCGATCGACCCGAACAGCGCCCGGTGGATCATCACGGGCCGCTGGCGGCTGCCGTCGGCGGCCTGGTACTCCAACCCGAACCGCTCCGGCTGGTTGAAGTCGACCTGAAGGGTGGACAACTGCCACGTCCGGCCGATCGCGTCCCGCGCCTGCACCGAGATCTTCGGCCCGTAGAACGCCGCGCCACCCGGGTCGGGCACCAGGTCCAGGCCGGAGGTCTCGGCAGCGGTCCGCAGCGCCTCGGTGGCCTCCTCCCAGTCCTCGTCGGCGCCGATGAACTTCGGCGAGTCGTCGCGGGTCGACAGCTCCAGGTAGAAGTCGTCGAGGCCGTAGTCACGCAGCAGGTCCAGCACGAAGCTGAGCAGCGTGGTCAGCTCCCCGGCCATCTGCTCGCGGGTGCAGTAGATGTGCGAGTCGTCCTGGGTCAGCCCGCGGACCCGGGTCAGGCCGTGCACCACGCCGGACTTCTCGTACCGGTAGACCGTGCCGAACTCGAACATCCGCAGCGGCAGCTCCCGGTACGACCGCCCGCGCGCCCTGAAGATCAGGTTGTGCATCGGGCAGTTCATGGCCTTGAGGTAGTAGTCCGCGCCCTCCAACTGCATGGGCGGGAACATCGTGTCCGCGTAGTACGGCAGGTGACCGGAGGTCTGGAACAGCTGTGCCTTGGTGATGTGCGGGGTGTTGACGAACTCGTACCCCGCCTCCTCGTGCCGCCGCCGCGAGTAGTGCTCCATCTCCCGGCGGATGATGCCGCCCTTGGGGTGGAAGACCGCGAGGCCGGAGCCGATCTCGTCGGGGAAGCTGAACAGGTCCAGGTCCGCGCCGAGCTTGCGGTGGTCGCGCCGGGCGGCCTCCTCCAACAGCTTCAGGTACGCCTTGAGCTCGTCGCGGGTCGGCCACGCGGTGCCGTACACCCGCTGCAGTTGGGGGTTCTTCTCCGACCCGCGCCAGTACGCGGCGGCGGAGCGCATCAGCTTGAACGCGCCGATCAGTCGGGTGGTCGGCAGGTGCGGGCCCCGGCACAGGTCCGACCAGCAGACCTTGTCCTCCTTGGCGTCGAGGTTGTCGTAGATCGTCAGCTCGCCGCCGCCGACCTCCATCACCTCGTCGGTGTCCAGGCCCTCGCCCTTGACCTCGATCAGCTCCAGCTTGAACGGCTCGTCGGCCAGCTCGGCGCGCGCCTCGTCCAGGCTGCCGAAGCGGCGGCGACGGAACCGCTGCCCGCTCTTGACGATCTCCTGCATGCGCTTTTCGATCTTGCTGAGGTCATCGGGCTGGAACGGCTTGGCGACGTCGAAGTCGTAGTAGAAGCCGTTCTCGATGGGCGGGCCGATGCCCAGCTTGGCCTCGGGGAAGACGTCCTGCACGGCCTGGGCGAGCACGTGCGCGGTGGAGTGACGCAGGACGTTGAGCCCGTCCGGCGAGTCCAGGCTGACCGGCTCGACCGTGGTCTCCTCGGCCGGTGCCCAGTCCAGGTCGCGGAGCTGACCCTGCGGGTCGCGGACCACGACGATCGCCTTGGGGCCGTTCGCGGGCAGTCCGGCCGCGGCCACCGCGTCGGCCGCCGTCGTCCCGGCGGCGACGACGACAGGGTCGGCCACGGCGGGGGTACGGGGTGCGGACACGGTGACTCCTCCAAGCGGTACGAAACGGTGCCGATCCTCGGCTCTTGGCCGATGCTATCGGTCGCACCGTCGGCGCCTTCCAGACGGCTCGCGTTGAACCTTTCGCGCCTCGGATCCGAACTAAGTGGTGTGGCCGGAAACCGGTGCCGGTCGCGTCGAGACGGATGGGGGCACGAGATGGCGAGCACGCACGGCGGAGGCCGTCCGCGGCGGATCGCGGCGGTGACCGCGCTGACCGCCGCGGGGCTGCTGCTCTGGCCCGGTGCGGCGGCGCACGCCGCGGACGTCACGACCACGCCGACCGAGGCACGGCAGGGTGACGCCGTACGGCTGGAGTTCTCCGTGCCCGAGGAGCGGGCCGGCACGAAGACCACCCGGATCGAGGTGCGGTTGCCGGCCGACGCCCCGGTTGCCGAGGTCTATCCGATGTCTGTCGACGGCTGGGCTCCCAAGATCAGCTCTCGGACGCTTGACACGCCGGTGGCCGGCATCCACTCGTCCGGGGTGAGCACCGTGACCACGGCGGTGACCTGGGTACGCGTCGGCACGGGCGCGTCCGGCCCGGCCCGGCTGGCCCTGTCCATGGGCCCGCTGCCGCAGGCGGAGCGGCTCACCTTCGAGGTCGTCCAGACGTACGCCGACGGCACGGTCGTCAGGTGGGCGGACGCCAGCGGCACACACCGGGCCCCGGTGCTGACGCTGCTGCCGGCGGCGGGCGCGGCCGGACCGGCCGGACACGGCGGGCACGGCGCTCCCGCGGCCGGCGCGGCGAACGGTCCCGGCGGCGGCGACGCCGCTGCCGGCGACACCGCCGGTGGCGCGGCGGCGGGCGGGTCGGGTGGCGCCGACGAGGACTCCGGCAACGCCGACGGGATGCTGGCCGGCGGGCTGCTGGCCGGCCTGGGCGGCGGCGCGGCGATCGGTTGGCTTGTCAGCCGGTGGCGGCGACGCGACCCGGCCGAGGACGCGGCCCTGGCCGAGATCACCGGCGACCCGGCCGAGGACGCGGCCCTGGCCGAGATCACCGGCGACCCGGCCGAGGACGCGGCCCTGGCCGAGGTGACCGGCGACACCGCCGCGCCCGCCGACCGCCAGCCCGCCGTTCCCACAGCATCGCGGTGATCCACTCCGCTTCCCGGAAACCGCGGCCTCCACGCCGAGCTGATCGACACGACATCGCCGATATCGGGGTATCCCGCCGCCGGGTTACCCCAATATCGGCGATGTCGAGTGGATCACGTCCACAAGCTGCGGACTCGGCGGCGGTACGGCGCCCAAGGGGGCGCCTGTCAGGGGAGCCAGGTGGGTAGCGGCTCGCGGGCGGCCAGCCACGCCTCGGGCACCCCGCCCGGGGTGCCGACACCCGTGTACGCGGCCACGATCGCCCCGACGATGGCGGCCGTGGTGTCCATGTCACCGCCCGCCCGGACACACCTCCGGATCGCCGTCGGATAGTCGTCGAGGTGGGTGGCGGCCACCCAGAGGGTGAATCCGACGGTGTCCTGCGCGGTCACCCGGGAACCGTTGCCCAGTTCCGCCACCACCCGGTCCACCGGTCGGCCGAGCAGCG
Proteins encoded in this window:
- a CDS encoding aldo/keto reductase; translation: MAVTTRVLGRSGIEVSALGMGCWAIAGPWAEGGQPLGWGAVDDDESVSAVRRALEEGITLFDTADTYGAGHGERVLGRALAGRRDEAVIATKWGYTFDEATRQATGEDASEAYLRRAVTASLRRLGTDRIDLYQLHLADLPVPRAQALVGVCEDLVAEGLIRTYGWSTDRPDRAAAFGHAALGATAVQHALSVLRDAPEVLAVCDKYDLASVNQGPLGMGLLTGKYTAASTLPRDDVRGLAPGWLEWFRGGRPAPEWLRRVGAVRAALTADGRTLAQGALGWIWARSGRTIPIPGCRTVAQVEENAAALRWGPLAPDQFVEVERQLAALRTAALRDADRPHWPRPTHPITHP
- a CDS encoding HIT family protein, whose product is MADGLERLWTPHRMTYISGEDRPAEGYEKPTGCPFCLAPGLPPEESLVVARGEHVFVVLNLYPYNPGHLLVCPYRHVADYTDLDEPETAELASYTQSAMRVVRKVSNAHGFNLGMNQGGVAGAGIAAHLHQHVVPRWGGDANFMPVIGRTKVLPQLLGDTRDLLARAWPS
- a CDS encoding D-Ala-D-Ala carboxypeptidase family metallohydrolase; protein product: MESFMIRRLGRVIAALALAAATTVTGVTLTASAAHADGCYTWGRTLSQGMSGEDVRQLQIRVAGYPGYGAVLTIDGAYGPATRSAVIRFQQAYGLGADGIAGPQTFNRLYALQDDDCTPVNFSYAELNNCNSTWAGGAVAASTARANALVSMWKLQALRHALGDVPIAISSSFRSYSCNSAVGGASNSRHLYGDAVDLVGSPSLCRLAQQARNHGFGQILGPGYPDHNDHTHVAAVGGWSAPTCGI
- the thrS gene encoding threonine--tRNA ligase gives rise to the protein MSAPRTPAVADPVVVAAGTTAADAVAAAGLPANGPKAIVVVRDPQGQLRDLDWAPAEETTVEPVSLDSPDGLNVLRHSTAHVLAQAVQDVFPEAKLGIGPPIENGFYYDFDVAKPFQPDDLSKIEKRMQEIVKSGQRFRRRRFGSLDEARAELADEPFKLELIEVKGEGLDTDEVMEVGGGELTIYDNLDAKEDKVCWSDLCRGPHLPTTRLIGAFKLMRSAAAYWRGSEKNPQLQRVYGTAWPTRDELKAYLKLLEEAARRDHRKLGADLDLFSFPDEIGSGLAVFHPKGGIIRREMEHYSRRRHEEAGYEFVNTPHITKAQLFQTSGHLPYYADTMFPPMQLEGADYYLKAMNCPMHNLIFRARGRSYRELPLRMFEFGTVYRYEKSGVVHGLTRVRGLTQDDSHIYCTREQMAGELTTLLSFVLDLLRDYGLDDFYLELSTRDDSPKFIGADEDWEEATEALRTAAETSGLDLVPDPGGAAFYGPKISVQARDAIGRTWQLSTLQVDFNQPERFGLEYQAADGSRQRPVMIHRALFGSIERFFGVLTEHYAGAFPAWLAPVQVVGIPIREDHTDYLHGFVAALRAEGIRAQVDGGDDRMQKKIRTAQQQKIPFMVIAGDDDVAAGTVSFRYRDGSQRNGVPVAEAVTHVLDVVTSRTNIGPSAAAE
- a CDS encoding DUF1775 domain-containing protein encodes the protein MASTHGGGRPRRIAAVTALTAAGLLLWPGAAAHAADVTTTPTEARQGDAVRLEFSVPEERAGTKTTRIEVRLPADAPVAEVYPMSVDGWAPKISSRTLDTPVAGIHSSGVSTVTTAVTWVRVGTGASGPARLALSMGPLPQAERLTFEVVQTYADGTVVRWADASGTHRAPVLTLLPAAGAAGPAGHGGHGAPAAGAANGPGGGDAAAGDTAGGAAAGGSGGADEDSGNADGMLAGGLLAGLGGGAAIGWLVSRWRRRDPAEDAALAEITGDPAEDAALAEITGDPAEDAALAEVTGDTAAPADRQPAVPTASR